The following proteins are co-located in the Streptomyces sp. DT2A-34 genome:
- a CDS encoding ABC transporter permease yields the protein MFRTALRNVLAHKARLLMTVLAVMLGVAFVSGTLVFADTLSNAFRNQSAKSYDKVAVAITSHADPEDAKEEPGLSRKTLDKISAVDGVAGAYGRVDGFAGVADPDGKLIGVGWSNKGSNFAPGKDGKDPAYTFTDGSGPVKDDEIALDKESAAKGEYQVGDRVRVATNGPVKEYTLSGVFTTEDGAVNAGGSLVLFDTAIAQKQYLKPGYFASATVTAAPGASDAKILDAVEPLLPETADARTGQALADEQAEQIEQGLGSLRQVLLGFAGIALFVGIFLISNTFTMLVAQRTKEIALMRAVGASRRQITRSVLAEAAVVGLVASVIGFLLGVGLAVGLRSAMAAFGMKIPDGPLILSATPVLAAIAVGVLITMFAAWLPGRRAAKIPPVAAMSSVHAVATTKSLVVRNSIGAAVTALGSAGIVLGASSGGESGRMYIAGGAFFALIGVIILIPLLSRPVIALVRPLLVGPFGVAGKLAGQNAVRNPRRTGATASALAIGLTLVTGLSVLGATVGTAIDKMTTDNIKADYMVSMANGGGLDQSALTALEKAKGVSAVSPQQSAYFQLGDEDFVSASAVTPGDIEQVLNVEVVSGNIASLAKGQIAVAEKTAKSKGWKPGDSVPVTFNDEKKGTLTVGAVFKDSEFLSPVLVDTKVVNPHEVQPSIQQIFVKVDGGDSAANEKVLVDALGDNPAITVMDQQDIRNEFGGVINTMLNIMYGLLAMALIIAVLGVVNTLAMSVFERQQEIGMLRAIGLDRRRVKRMVRLEAVVISVFGAVVGIGLGSFLGWAIGETIADQIPGYALVVPWDRIGIFLVLAGLVGVLAALWPARNAARLNMLNAIKAE from the coding sequence ATGTTCCGCACCGCCCTGCGCAACGTACTCGCGCACAAGGCCCGGCTGTTGATGACCGTGCTCGCCGTGATGCTCGGCGTCGCGTTCGTCTCCGGCACCCTGGTCTTCGCCGACACCCTCTCCAACGCCTTCCGCAACCAGTCGGCGAAGAGCTACGACAAGGTCGCCGTCGCCATCACCTCGCACGCCGACCCCGAGGACGCCAAGGAAGAGCCCGGCCTCTCCCGGAAGACCCTCGACAAGATCTCCGCCGTGGACGGCGTCGCCGGCGCGTACGGCCGCGTCGACGGCTTCGCCGGGGTCGCCGACCCCGACGGGAAGCTGATCGGCGTCGGCTGGTCCAACAAGGGCTCCAACTTCGCTCCCGGCAAGGACGGCAAGGACCCCGCCTACACGTTCACCGACGGCTCGGGCCCGGTGAAGGACGATGAGATCGCCTTGGACAAGGAGTCCGCGGCCAAGGGCGAGTACCAGGTCGGCGACCGGGTCCGGGTCGCCACGAACGGGCCGGTGAAGGAGTACACCCTCAGCGGTGTGTTCACCACCGAGGACGGCGCCGTGAACGCCGGCGGCAGCCTCGTCCTTTTCGACACCGCCATCGCCCAGAAGCAGTACCTCAAGCCGGGCTACTTCGCGAGCGCCACCGTCACCGCCGCCCCCGGCGCGTCCGACGCGAAGATCCTGGACGCGGTCGAGCCGCTGCTGCCGGAGACCGCCGACGCCCGGACCGGCCAGGCGCTCGCGGACGAGCAGGCCGAGCAGATCGAACAGGGTCTGGGCTCGCTCAGGCAGGTCCTGCTCGGCTTCGCGGGCATCGCGCTCTTCGTCGGGATCTTCCTGATCTCCAACACCTTCACGATGCTGGTCGCCCAGCGCACGAAGGAGATCGCCCTGATGCGCGCCGTCGGTGCGTCGCGCAGGCAGATCACCCGCTCGGTGCTCGCCGAGGCCGCGGTGGTGGGCCTGGTCGCCTCGGTGATCGGCTTCCTCCTCGGCGTCGGTCTCGCGGTCGGTCTGCGGTCCGCAATGGCCGCGTTCGGCATGAAGATTCCGGACGGCCCGCTGATCCTTTCGGCCACGCCGGTGCTCGCCGCGATCGCCGTCGGTGTGCTGATCACGATGTTCGCCGCCTGGCTGCCCGGCCGCCGGGCCGCGAAGATCCCGCCGGTGGCGGCCATGAGCAGCGTCCACGCGGTGGCGACCACCAAGTCGCTGGTGGTGCGCAACTCCATCGGCGCGGCCGTCACCGCCCTCGGCTCGGCCGGGATCGTGCTGGGTGCCTCGTCCGGTGGCGAAAGCGGCCGGATGTACATCGCGGGGGGCGCGTTCTTCGCGCTGATCGGCGTGATCATCCTGATCCCGCTGCTGTCGCGGCCCGTGATCGCGCTCGTCCGTCCGCTGCTCGTCGGCCCCTTCGGGGTGGCCGGCAAGCTGGCCGGCCAGAACGCGGTCCGCAACCCGCGCCGTACCGGCGCCACCGCCTCGGCGCTGGCGATCGGGCTGACGCTGGTGACCGGCCTGTCGGTGCTCGGTGCCACGGTCGGCACGGCCATCGACAAGATGACCACGGACAACATCAAGGCCGACTACATGGTCTCGATGGCGAACGGCGGGGGCCTCGACCAGTCCGCGCTGACGGCACTGGAGAAGGCCAAGGGCGTCTCGGCGGTCTCGCCGCAGCAGAGCGCCTACTTCCAGCTCGGTGACGAGGACTTCGTGTCCGCCTCGGCGGTCACGCCCGGCGACATCGAGCAGGTCCTGAACGTCGAGGTCGTCAGCGGCAACATCGCTTCGCTCGCCAAGGGCCAGATCGCGGTCGCCGAGAAGACGGCCAAGAGCAAGGGCTGGAAGCCCGGCGACAGCGTCCCCGTCACCTTCAACGACGAGAAGAAGGGCACCCTGACGGTCGGCGCCGTCTTCAAGGACAGCGAGTTCCTCTCCCCCGTCCTCGTCGACACCAAGGTCGTGAATCCGCACGAGGTACAGCCGTCCATCCAGCAGATCTTCGTGAAGGTCGACGGCGGCGACTCCGCGGCGAACGAGAAGGTCCTCGTCGACGCGCTGGGCGACAACCCCGCGATCACGGTCATGGACCAGCAGGACATCCGCAACGAGTTCGGCGGCGTCATCAACACGATGCTGAACATCATGTACGGCCTGCTGGCGATGGCCCTGATCATCGCGGTGCTGGGTGTCGTCAACACCCTCGCGATGTCGGTCTTCGAACGGCAGCAGGAGATCGGCATGCTGCGCGCGATCGGTCTCGACCGGCGCCGGGTGAAGCGGATGGTCCGGCTGGAGGCCGTGGTCATCTCGGTGTTCGGCGCGGTGGTCGGCATCGGTCTCGGCTCGTTCCTCGGCTGGGCGATCGGCGAGACCATCGCGGACCAGATCCCGGGCTACGCGCTGGTCGTGCCCTGGGACAGGATCGGGATCTTCCTGGTGCTGGCCGGTCTGGTGGGCGTCCTGGCCGCGCTGTGGCCGGCCCGCAACGCCGCGCGGCTGAACATGCTGAACGCGATCAAGGCGGAATAG
- a CDS encoding ABC transporter ATP-binding protein, translating into MTTSSIADRATTVAARATDLSKIYGQGETQVVALDRVSVDFRQAEFTAIMGPSGSGKSTLMHCVAGLDTFSSGSVRIGDTELGSLKDKQLTKLRRDKIGFIFQAFNLLPTLTALENITLPMDIAGRKADKQWLDSVIRMVGLADRLSHRPAQLSGGQQQRVAVARALAAKPEIIFGDEPTGNLDSRSGAEVLGFLRNSVRELGQTVVMVTHDPVAAAYADRVVFLADGRIVDEMYRPTADNVLDFMRQFPGGNPQTPEFDAKGRTS; encoded by the coding sequence GTGACCACCTCATCCATCGCCGACCGGGCCACCACCGTGGCCGCGCGTGCCACGGATCTGTCGAAGATCTACGGACAGGGCGAGACCCAGGTGGTCGCCCTGGACCGGGTCTCCGTCGACTTCCGGCAGGCCGAGTTCACCGCGATCATGGGCCCGTCCGGCTCGGGCAAGTCCACGCTGATGCACTGCGTGGCCGGCCTGGACACCTTCTCCTCCGGTTCGGTGCGCATCGGCGACACCGAGCTGGGCTCCCTGAAGGACAAGCAACTGACCAAGCTGCGCCGGGACAAGATCGGCTTCATCTTCCAGGCGTTCAACCTGCTGCCGACGTTGACGGCCCTGGAGAACATCACCCTCCCGATGGACATCGCGGGCCGCAAGGCTGACAAGCAGTGGCTGGATTCGGTCATCCGGATGGTGGGCCTGGCCGATCGTCTCAGCCACCGCCCCGCCCAGCTCTCCGGCGGCCAGCAGCAGCGCGTCGCCGTGGCCCGCGCGCTGGCCGCCAAGCCCGAGATCATCTTCGGCGACGAGCCGACCGGCAACCTCGACTCGCGCTCGGGCGCCGAGGTACTGGGCTTTCTGCGCAACTCCGTACGGGAGTTGGGGCAGACAGTGGTGATGGTGACTCACGACCCGGTGGCCGCGGCGTACGCGGACCGGGTGGTCTTCCTCGCGGACGGCCGGATCGTGGACGAGATGTACCGGCCGACCGCGGACAACGTGCTCGACTTCATGCGGCAATTTCCTGGGGGGAACCCCCAGACCCCCGAGTTCGACGCGAAGGGCCGCACCAGCTGA
- a CDS encoding 4-hydroxybenzoate 3-monooxygenase, protein MRTTVGIIGAGPAGLLLARLLHNVGIESVVLESRDRAYVEHRQRAGILEQGTVDVLRAAGAGERMDREGLRHDGIELRFDKKRHRVDFPALTGGRSVMVYAQTEVCKDLIALQLKEGGPLLFEAEALAVEGADSDSPRVRFRHEGVEDVLECDYVVGCDGFWGVSRKAVPAELTQVFERTYPFGWLGILADVPPSHDELVYARHDRGFALLSMRSPSVSRLYLQVPDGTDAEEWSDDEIWAELERRFETADDWRLERGPITQKNVTPMRSYVHEPMRHGRLFLAGDAAHIVPPTGAKGLNLAVGDVVTFARALTHERRTGSAELLDAYSETCLRRVWQAERFSYDMTTLLHRAPDATPFEDRLQLARLERIAGSRAAETDLAEGYTGFPFG, encoded by the coding sequence ATGCGCACCACCGTCGGCATCATCGGAGCAGGCCCCGCCGGCCTCCTCCTCGCCCGGCTGCTCCACAACGTCGGCATCGAGTCGGTCGTCCTGGAGAGCCGCGACCGCGCCTACGTCGAGCACCGCCAGCGCGCCGGAATCCTGGAGCAGGGCACGGTGGACGTCCTGCGCGCGGCCGGTGCCGGGGAGCGCATGGACCGCGAGGGCCTGCGCCACGACGGCATAGAGCTCCGCTTCGACAAGAAGCGCCACCGCGTGGACTTCCCCGCCCTCACCGGCGGCCGGTCGGTGATGGTCTACGCCCAGACCGAGGTCTGCAAGGACCTCATCGCCCTCCAGCTCAAGGAGGGCGGCCCGCTGCTCTTCGAGGCGGAGGCCCTGGCGGTGGAGGGCGCGGACAGCGACAGCCCGCGTGTGCGCTTCCGGCACGAGGGCGTCGAGGACGTCCTCGAATGCGACTACGTCGTCGGCTGCGACGGCTTCTGGGGCGTGTCCCGCAAGGCGGTCCCCGCCGAGCTCACCCAGGTCTTCGAGCGGACGTACCCCTTCGGCTGGCTCGGCATCCTCGCCGACGTACCGCCCTCGCACGACGAGCTCGTCTACGCCCGCCACGACCGCGGCTTCGCCCTGCTGTCCATGCGCTCGCCGTCCGTCTCCCGCCTCTACCTCCAGGTGCCGGATGGCACGGACGCCGAGGAGTGGAGCGACGACGAGATCTGGGCGGAGCTGGAGCGCCGCTTCGAGACCGCCGACGACTGGCGGCTGGAGCGCGGCCCCATCACCCAGAAGAACGTCACTCCCATGCGGTCCTACGTCCACGAGCCCATGCGCCACGGCCGTCTCTTCCTCGCCGGTGACGCGGCGCACATCGTGCCGCCGACGGGCGCGAAGGGCCTGAACCTGGCCGTCGGGGACGTCGTCACCTTCGCGAGGGCACTGACCCACGAGCGGCGGACAGGTTCGGCGGAGCTTCTCGACGCCTACTCCGAGACCTGTCTGCGCCGCGTCTGGCAGGCCGAGCGGTTCTCGTACGACATGACGACGCTGCTGCACCGCGCCCCCGACGCCACCCCCTTCGAGGACCGGCTCCAGCTGGCACGGCTGGAGCGGATCGCGGGGTCGAGGGCGGCCGAGACGGACCTGGCCGAGGGATACACCGGCTTCCCGTTCGGGTGA
- a CDS encoding Bax inhibitor-1/YccA family protein, with the protein MRSSNPVFSRRGFSRDNGHAGFNTAPQAGGAAVGTQANPYAQPQAGNPYAQNPYAQNPYAQQDVQHGAPPQAPATTGRMTMDDVILRTGTTLGVLIVTAALAWALLPVDDANISRSYGIGIGAALIGMVLAFVQSFKRKASPALILTYAAFEGVFLGVISSIVDNRIASGAAMQAVLGTMAVFAAVLVAYKAGWIRVNRRFVGFVMAAALGFILLMAVNLLFAVFGGGDGLGFRSGPLGILFGVIGILLGACFLALDFKQVEDGLAYGAPREEAWLAAFGLTLTLVWIYMEFLRIIAILNSSD; encoded by the coding sequence ATGAGGAGCAGCAACCCGGTCTTCTCGCGACGGGGGTTCAGCCGCGACAACGGCCACGCGGGCTTCAACACCGCGCCGCAGGCCGGGGGCGCCGCTGTCGGCACGCAGGCCAACCCGTACGCCCAGCCGCAGGCCGGCAACCCGTACGCGCAGAACCCTTACGCCCAGAACCCGTACGCCCAGCAGGACGTGCAGCACGGCGCACCGCCGCAGGCCCCTGCCACCACCGGCCGGATGACGATGGACGACGTCATCCTGCGCACCGGCACCACGCTCGGCGTCCTGATCGTCACGGCCGCGCTCGCCTGGGCGCTGCTGCCCGTCGACGACGCGAACATCAGCCGGTCCTACGGCATCGGCATCGGCGCCGCGCTGATCGGCATGGTCCTGGCGTTCGTCCAGTCCTTCAAGCGCAAGGCCTCGCCCGCGCTGATCCTGACGTACGCCGCGTTCGAGGGCGTGTTCCTCGGCGTGATCTCCAGCATCGTCGACAACCGCATCGCCAGCGGTGCGGCCATGCAGGCAGTGCTCGGCACGATGGCGGTCTTCGCCGCGGTGCTGGTGGCCTACAAGGCCGGCTGGATCCGCGTCAACCGCCGCTTCGTCGGCTTCGTGATGGCGGCCGCGCTCGGCTTCATCCTGCTGATGGCGGTCAACCTGCTGTTCGCCGTCTTCGGCGGCGGTGACGGCCTCGGCTTCCGCAGCGGCCCCCTCGGCATCCTCTTCGGTGTCATCGGCATCCTGCTCGGCGCCTGCTTCCTCGCCCTGGACTTCAAGCAGGTCGAGGACGGGCTCGCCTACGGCGCGCCGCGCGAGGAGGCCTGGCTGGCGGCCTTCGGCCTCACGCTGACGCTGGTGTGGATCTACATGGAGTTCCTGAGGATCATCGCGATCCTCAACAGCAGCGACTAG
- a CDS encoding SGNH/GDSL hydrolase family protein, giving the protein MTSMSRARVARRIAAGAAYGGGGIGLAGAAAVGLLLAEVRLARRHVGNGADNHVPNADGRYGRLYDNPGEPPLRLTILGDSTAAGQGVHRAGQTPGALLASGLAAVAERPVLLRNVALPGARSDDLDRQVALVLSDPALLPDVCVIMIGANDVTNRMPPTRSVRHLSAAVRRLRTAGAEVVVGTCPDLGTIEPVQQPLRWLARRASRQLAAAQTIGVVEQGGRTVSLGDLLGPEFAANPRELFGPDNYHPSAEGYATAAMAVLPTVCAALGLWPAEEERPDVTRREGFLPVARAAAEAASEAGTEVTAAMPTGPKGPWALLKRRRRRRVPEPDRTPATPSP; this is encoded by the coding sequence ATGACGAGCATGTCGAGGGCGCGGGTGGCCCGGCGGATCGCGGCGGGCGCGGCGTACGGCGGCGGCGGGATCGGTCTGGCCGGCGCGGCGGCCGTCGGTCTCCTGCTCGCCGAAGTGCGGCTGGCCAGGCGCCACGTGGGCAACGGCGCCGACAACCACGTGCCGAACGCCGACGGCCGGTACGGCCGCCTGTACGACAACCCCGGCGAACCGCCGCTGCGCCTGACGATCCTGGGTGACTCGACGGCCGCGGGCCAGGGCGTGCACCGGGCGGGCCAGACGCCGGGCGCGCTGCTCGCGTCCGGGCTGGCGGCGGTCGCGGAACGTCCGGTGCTGCTGCGCAACGTGGCCCTGCCGGGCGCCCGCTCGGACGACCTGGACCGCCAGGTGGCCCTGGTGCTCAGTGACCCCGCCCTGCTGCCCGACGTCTGCGTGATCATGATCGGCGCGAACGACGTCACCAACCGCATGCCGCCGACGCGCTCGGTCCGCCACCTGTCCGCTGCGGTACGGCGGCTGCGCACGGCCGGCGCGGAAGTGGTCGTCGGCACCTGCCCCGACCTGGGCACGATCGAACCGGTCCAGCAACCGCTGCGCTGGCTGGCCCGCCGGGCCTCACGCCAGCTGGCGGCCGCCCAGACGATCGGCGTCGTCGAACAGGGCGGCCGTACGGTGTCGCTGGGCGACCTGCTGGGTCCGGAATTCGCGGCGAACCCGCGGGAACTCTTCGGCCCCGACAACTACCACCCCTCGGCCGAGGGCTACGCCACCGCGGCGATGGCGGTCCTGCCGACGGTCTGCGCGGCCCTCGGCCTCTGGCCGGCCGAAGAGGAACGTCCCGATGTCACCCGTCGCGAGGGCTTCCTCCCGGTGGCCCGCGCGGCAGCCGAGGCCGCGTCGGAGGCGGGCACGGAGGTCACGGCAGCGATGCCGACGGGCCCGAAGGGCCCCTGGGCCCTCCTGAAGCGCCGGCGCCGCCGCCGCGTCCCGGAACCGGACAGGACCCCGGCGACACCGTCACCCTGA
- a CDS encoding acetyl-CoA C-acetyltransferase, translated as MPEAVIVSTARSPIGRAFKGSLKDLRPDDLTATIIQAALAKVPELDPRDIDDLMLGCGLPGGEQGNNLGRIVAVQMGMDHLPGCTITRYCSSSLQTSRMALHAIKAGEGDVFISAGVEMVSSYAKGNSDSLPDTRNPLFAEAEARTAEVAQQEGTTWHDPREDGLLPDPYIAMGQTAENLARVKGITRQDMDEFGVRSQNLAEEAIKNGFWEREITPVTTPDGTVVAKDDGPRPGVTMEGVAGLKPVFRPDGLVTAANCCPLNDGAAAVVIMSDTKARELGLTPLARIVSTGVSGLSPEIMGLGPVEASNQALRRAGLTIDDIDLVEINEAFAAQVIPSYRDLGIDLDKLNVNGGAIAVGHPFGMTGARITGTLINSLQFHDKQFGLETMCVGGGQGMAMVIERLS; from the coding sequence ATGCCCGAAGCCGTGATCGTCTCGACCGCCCGCTCCCCCATCGGCCGCGCCTTCAAGGGCTCCCTGAAAGACCTGCGCCCCGACGACCTCACCGCCACGATCATCCAGGCGGCCCTCGCCAAGGTCCCCGAGCTGGACCCGCGCGACATCGACGACCTGATGCTCGGCTGCGGCCTCCCCGGCGGCGAGCAGGGCAACAACCTCGGCCGCATCGTCGCCGTACAGATGGGAATGGACCACCTCCCGGGCTGCACCATCACCCGCTACTGCTCCTCCTCCCTCCAGACCTCCCGCATGGCCCTGCACGCCATCAAGGCCGGCGAGGGCGACGTCTTCATCTCGGCCGGCGTGGAGATGGTCTCCAGCTACGCCAAGGGCAACTCCGACAGCCTCCCGGACACCCGCAACCCCCTCTTCGCCGAGGCCGAGGCCCGCACCGCCGAGGTCGCCCAGCAGGAGGGCACGACCTGGCACGACCCGCGCGAGGACGGCCTCCTCCCCGACCCGTACATCGCCATGGGCCAGACCGCCGAGAACCTCGCCCGGGTGAAGGGCATCACCCGCCAGGACATGGACGAGTTCGGCGTCCGCTCGCAGAACCTCGCCGAGGAAGCCATCAAGAACGGCTTCTGGGAGCGCGAGATCACCCCGGTCACGACCCCCGACGGCACGGTCGTCGCCAAGGACGACGGCCCCCGCCCGGGCGTCACCATGGAGGGCGTGGCGGGTCTGAAGCCGGTCTTCCGCCCCGACGGCCTGGTCACCGCCGCCAACTGCTGCCCGCTCAACGACGGCGCCGCAGCGGTCGTCATCATGAGCGACACCAAGGCCCGCGAGCTCGGCCTCACCCCGCTCGCCCGCATCGTCTCCACCGGCGTCTCCGGCCTCTCCCCCGAGATCATGGGCCTCGGCCCGGTCGAGGCGAGCAACCAGGCCCTGCGCCGCGCCGGCCTGACGATCGACGACATCGACCTGGTCGAGATCAACGAGGCGTTCGCCGCCCAGGTGATCCCCTCCTACCGCGACCTGGGGATCGACCTCGACAAGCTGAACGTCAACGGCGGCGCCATCGCCGTGGGCCACCCCTTCGGCATGACCGGCGCCCGCATCACCGGCACGCTCATCAACTCCCTCCAGTTCCACGACAAGCAGTTCGGCCTGGAGACGATGTGCGTCGGCGGCGGCCAGGGCATGGCGATGGTCATCGAGCGCCTGAGCTGA
- a CDS encoding DUF397 domain-containing protein, whose translation MTTESPRWFKSSYSGNGGQCIEVATNLVASRGVVPVRDSKNPSGPVLDFVADAFSSFVAGVKAGGSEAR comes from the coding sequence GTGACCACCGAATCCCCCCGTTGGTTCAAGTCCTCATACAGTGGCAACGGCGGCCAGTGCATCGAGGTCGCCACAAACCTCGTCGCCTCACGCGGCGTGGTCCCCGTCCGTGACTCCAAGAACCCGAGCGGCCCTGTTCTGGACTTCGTCGCCGACGCGTTCTCGTCCTTCGTGGCGGGCGTCAAGGCCGGAGGGTCCGAAGCTCGCTGA
- a CDS encoding helix-turn-helix transcriptional regulator — translation MLNRKELDPEKSPNAKFGHVLRALRDERGWTQDELAERMGCSGTHISAVETGRRPPTPRFAASADRVFGTGDRLQRQSRAVRHTALLEGFPEYVTHEARAAEVRLYEVGVIPGLLQTPEYAETLEADAVRRDAITPEQASERVELVTERQATLARSPAPLIFAVLDESCVLRPMGDPSIMDAQFARLLEFAELPNTVLQIAPFRMGARRPFSLPITVLTMPDRGLMSYAESAHRGHLERESNFVLPILAAYHQLQAEALSQAASVAMIEQLRKGTP, via the coding sequence CTGTTGAACCGAAAAGAGCTGGACCCCGAGAAGTCCCCGAACGCGAAGTTTGGGCATGTTCTGCGCGCATTGCGGGACGAGCGTGGTTGGACTCAGGACGAGCTGGCGGAGCGCATGGGGTGCTCCGGGACGCATATCTCAGCCGTAGAAACTGGCCGTCGCCCTCCAACTCCCCGATTTGCGGCAAGTGCTGACAGGGTGTTCGGTACCGGCGACAGGCTTCAGCGCCAGAGCCGCGCAGTCCGACACACGGCCCTGCTAGAGGGGTTCCCGGAGTACGTCACGCATGAGGCGCGAGCAGCAGAGGTCAGGCTCTACGAGGTCGGAGTCATCCCTGGCCTACTCCAGACACCGGAATATGCGGAGACGCTGGAGGCAGACGCGGTACGTCGGGATGCAATCACCCCCGAACAAGCCAGTGAGCGAGTCGAGTTGGTGACGGAGCGGCAAGCCACACTGGCTCGTTCCCCCGCGCCCTTGATCTTCGCAGTGCTTGACGAGAGTTGCGTCCTCCGGCCAATGGGTGATCCCTCGATCATGGACGCACAGTTCGCCCGGTTGCTGGAGTTCGCCGAGCTGCCTAACACCGTGCTTCAAATCGCCCCGTTCCGTATGGGGGCGCGTCGTCCGTTCAGCCTGCCCATTACGGTGCTGACGATGCCGGATCGCGGACTCATGTCGTACGCCGAGTCTGCCCACCGGGGGCACCTGGAGCGAGAAAGCAACTTCGTGCTGCCCATACTGGCGGCCTACCATCAGCTACAGGCCGAAGCCCTGTCGCAGGCAGCGTCTGTGGCCATGATCGAGCAGTTACGAAAGGGCACCCCGTGA
- a CDS encoding cystathionine beta-synthase, whose translation MHFHDSMISLVGNTPLLRLNNVTKGIRATVLAKVEYFNPGGSVKDRIALRMIEAAEESGALKPGGTIVEPTSGNTGVGLAIVAQQKGYKCIFVCPDKVSTDKINVLRAYGAEVVVCPTAVDPEHPDSYYNVSDRLVRETPGAWKPDQYSNPNNPLSHYHSTGPELWEQTEGKITHFVAGVGTGGTISGTGRYLKDVSDGKVQVIGADPEGSVYSGGSGRPYLVEGVGEDFWPTAYDRTVADEIVAVSDKDSFQMTRRLAREEGLLVGGSCGMAVVAALRVAERLGEDDVVVVLLPDSGRGYLSKIFNDEWIGQHGFSEEASTGQTAGAVLTHKVSTEGGIPSFVHMHPEETVGEAISVLREYGVSQMPVVAPGAGHPDVMAGEVIGAVEERELLHALVTDHAPADAPLRKYMSEPLPVVGSGEPVERLMAVLEGRAAAVVLVDGKPTGIVTRQDVLAFLANPTT comes from the coding sequence GTGCATTTCCACGACTCGATGATCAGCCTCGTCGGCAACACCCCGCTGTTGAGGCTCAACAACGTGACCAAGGGCATCCGGGCGACCGTCCTGGCCAAGGTGGAGTACTTCAACCCGGGCGGCTCCGTGAAGGACCGCATCGCCCTGCGCATGATCGAGGCCGCGGAGGAGAGCGGTGCGCTCAAGCCCGGCGGGACCATTGTGGAGCCGACCAGCGGCAACACCGGCGTCGGTCTTGCCATCGTGGCCCAGCAGAAGGGCTACAAGTGCATCTTCGTGTGCCCCGACAAGGTGAGCACCGACAAGATCAATGTGCTGCGGGCCTACGGCGCCGAGGTTGTCGTCTGCCCGACCGCCGTCGATCCCGAGCACCCGGACTCCTACTACAACGTGTCGGACCGGCTGGTGCGGGAGACGCCGGGCGCCTGGAAGCCGGACCAGTACTCCAACCCCAACAACCCGCTCTCCCACTACCACTCCACCGGCCCCGAGCTGTGGGAGCAGACGGAGGGGAAGATCACCCACTTCGTGGCGGGCGTGGGGACCGGGGGGACCATTTCCGGTACCGGTCGCTATCTGAAGGACGTCAGCGACGGCAAGGTGCAGGTCATCGGCGCCGACCCCGAGGGCTCGGTGTACTCCGGCGGGTCCGGGCGGCCGTACCTCGTCGAGGGCGTCGGTGAGGACTTCTGGCCGACCGCCTACGACCGGACCGTCGCGGACGAGATCGTCGCCGTGTCCGACAAGGACTCCTTCCAGATGACCCGCCGCCTGGCCCGCGAGGAAGGGCTGCTGGTCGGTGGTTCGTGCGGCATGGCCGTCGTGGCCGCGCTGCGGGTCGCCGAGCGGCTCGGGGAGGACGACGTCGTGGTGGTGCTGCTGCCGGACAGCGGGCGCGGGTACCTCTCCAAGATCTTCAACGACGAGTGGATCGGTCAACATGGGTTCAGCGAAGAGGCATCGACCGGCCAGACGGCCGGAGCGGTCCTGACGCACAAGGTAAGCACAGAGGGGGGCATCCCAAGCTTCGTGCACATGCACCCCGAGGAGACCGTTGGGGAGGCAATCAGCGTGCTGCGCGAGTACGGGGTGTCACAGATGCCGGTGGTTGCCCCTGGAGCGGGTCACCCCGATGTGATGGCGGGAGAGGTGATCGGAGCGGTGGAAGAGCGTGAGCTCCTCCACGCACTGGTGACCGATCACGCCCCCGCTGATGCCCCGTTGAGGAAGTACATGTCGGAGCCTCTGCCGGTCGTCGGATCCGGCGAACCGGTTGAGCGACTGATGGCTGTTCTTGAAGGCCGTGCTGCGGCAGTGGTCCTGGTGGACGGCAAGCCGACCGGGATCGTCACCCGCCAGGACGTCCTGGCCTTCCTCGCGAACCCGACCACGTAG
- a CDS encoding DUF4287 domain-containing protein, with amino-acid sequence MSHVLSEETHRNMLARIPHCTGREVSDWLRTVEEGPALVRFEEKVSWLRHEYDLAYGHAKAIVHEYDLRRAARKFL; translated from the coding sequence ATGTCCCACGTCCTCTCCGAGGAGACCCACCGCAACATGCTCGCCCGCATCCCCCACTGCACCGGTCGTGAAGTCTCCGACTGGCTCCGCACCGTAGAAGAAGGCCCGGCTCTGGTTCGCTTCGAGGAGAAAGTCAGCTGGCTGCGCCACGAATACGACCTCGCGTACGGCCACGCGAAGGCGATCGTCCATGAGTACGACCTGAGGAGGGCGGCGCGCAAATTCCTCTAG